TCTGAGCTTTTGGTGGAATTAAATACTGATGAATTATTTTTTAAGTTTTGACCTAACAGTTTTTTTAAGCTGTCAGGTCTGCGCTTAAATTTTAATCAATAATTATATTTTGGCTATAAAATCTGAGTTGTTTTATAAACCTGAATTTGGGACGCAAGATAAGTTTCGCTACTGGTAACAAATTCTTGTAAGTAGGATTGATTATTGTGTAAATCAAGCCCTGCTTGGTCTGTCCATTCTTCCCAAATGATATAAACGTTATCTGAATTGTGTAAATCATAACGAATACAAGCAGCTTCTTTTCTAGTTTGATTCACTAGATTTTCGATCATGGTTTTAACTTGTTCGTTGTTTTCTTTTTTGCTTTTAATGATGGCTGTTATCGAAATCATGTTTATACAGTTTTAAAAAGTTGTTCTAAATGTGTAGTATATTCC
The nucleotide sequence above comes from Flavobacterium branchiarum. Encoded proteins:
- a CDS encoding putative quinol monooxygenase, which translates into the protein MISITAIIKSKKENNEQVKTMIENLVNQTRKEAACIRYDLHNSDNVYIIWEEWTDQAGLDLHNNQSYLQEFVTSSETYLASQIQVYKTTQIL